One stretch of Marinitoga litoralis DNA includes these proteins:
- a CDS encoding oligopeptide/dipeptide ABC transporter ATP-binding protein, which translates to MPKGEVPNAVNPPKGCRFHPRCPYAMDICKVEEPPKINLDSQHEVSCHLFNK; encoded by the coding sequence ATTCCTAAAGGTGAGGTTCCAAATGCAGTAAATCCACCAAAAGGGTGTAGATTCCATCCAAGATGTCCATATGCAATGGACATATGTAAAGTTGAAGAACCACCAAAAATTAATTTAGATTCTCAACATGAAGTTAGTTGTCACTTATTCAATAAATAA